TGGCTAACGTGGAGCGATGGCTAACGTATGCATCGAGGGTGACTGTTCCCGGTGTGTGCTAGAGGATTCCAGGTTCGAGCCCTGGTTGGGATGAGAAGAGGGACAGGAGCAGTACTGTTACGTAGTTCAGCGTTTTTACAATTGATTTGATAGTCTTGTTTGTTTATCAAGGGTGACAATAATTTTGGACCCGACTTTCACGAAACAAATGTGCAGGTTTCCTTAAATGTGACAAAAAGTCTGTAGCCTTTATCACTGTAAATAGTGGACTGGACAACCATCCTCATCTGTTGCATACGGTGGCTTAAAGGCCTTCTTGTTAATGTCATTTGAGATGCTCCTGCAGTCAGAGCAGCCCAGGAAACCCTCATTGGGCTCCCGTCTGTATGCTGCCCTCTCAAGGGCCTTCTGCTGTGGTGGCAAGAAGAGCACCAAagcagtaaatatatatatatatgccatttagcagacgcttttatccaaagcgacttacagtcatgtgtgcatacattctacgtatgggtggtcccgggaatcgaacccactaccctggcgttacaagcaccatgctctaccaactgtgctacagaaggaccccaaCAGCAACAGTGGTTGACAGTCAGAACCAAAGTGGTTTAAGTCAACCTTTTATTCGCAAgcatatttaaaacatttttaaattgcATTTAGTCCCAGCAGGTTTTTGTTTCATTCTTGATGACTAGTAACCTAAACTTCCACGTCTCCGTCTGACACATTTGAAAGCGGCACATTCGAAAGCATTGTAAGAAATGTCATTGCAAAGTGTGAACACGTTTTGAGGATTCAATGTGTATTGATTACACCACTCCCTCTTAATTGATCTGGACAAAGAAAACAATTATGAACATTtgttaaaatatttaaaaaaacatgttagCTTTTAATACTTTCTCACTTCTGTTTCTTAACAGCGTAACTCATAACAGTGTCGTGCATAAACCCCAATGTCTTGTGGGTACAGGACTGTGCTGCAGGCAGAACAGGAAAGAGGTAGAGGAGCAGGGGAATTGGTGGGCAGAAACCAGAAAACATACGTACACTAACAGCCATTATCTTTTTATTCAAATATTAAAGCAATTCCCCCATCAGTTAGGACATGCGCACCATCAAAAACATGCTCTTTAGTCAAGCGCTGAACGATTTATCAACAGATCTGTGCTTCAGATGGATTCCAACTGGGCAACAGCAGTGAGGCCCATCCTTAATATGTCTGCAGCTGTATGACAGTGAAACAGACTGTGCATTCCAATCAATAACTGGCGTCTGCTAGTGAAACCATTCAACAGAGTCTGGCGTCTGCTAGTGAAACCATTCAACAGAGTCTGGCGTCTGCTAGTGAAACCATTCAACAGAGTCTGGCGTCTGCTAGTGAAACCATTCAACAGAGTCTGGCGTCTGCTAGTGAAACCATTCAACAGAGTCTGGCGTCTGCTAGTGAAACCATTCAACAGAGTCTGGCGTCTGCTAGTGAAACCATTCAACAGAGTCTGGCGTCTGCTAGTGAAACCATTCAACAGAGTCTGGCGTCTGCTAGTGAAACCATTCAACAGAGTAGGGACCTTCACGGATCACATACCGTCTTGACAAATTAATTTTGATCATCTCAAATGTACATgctaaaatgttttttaaaaaacaAAGAAAGCAAGAAAATAAAGAAAGCTTTTGATCGGTCTGTGACAAAACCTTGAACAGGGTCAGTGTAAGTGCattcagcaggtatatctcagaCACACATAGATAGAGAGCAGGTtctaaaaaaatatctaaaaatgtGAGCAACTTCAAATACTTGTCTCTGTCCGTTACCCTATTAGTCAacagggtgaggaggtggagctTTTCCAGTTTGACCATAACCAGCAGGCACATCTCAAATAAAACCCCTTTCCtcatacagtgcactacttctggTCAAAGCCAAGGTACTGTATTTATGGGTAACAGGGTACGATTTTAGATGGAGCTCCACTTCATACATCCACAGTCTGTTGTGATTCCTCCTCCACCTGGATCTCAGAGTTCACCTGCCCCGCCGCTGACACCTGCACCACCCGGATCTCCACTCCTGCCTCCTTCAGTCTCTGCACGTCCTCCTCACACATCTCCGTCACCTCTTCCACCACCATGTCCGTTTCCTCCATGACTACCACGTCTACGGGCTCCACGGTAACATGCTCCACCCTCATCCCGTCCTCCAGTAAGAgggtctctctctcgtctccctcctcgtcctcctccccGGCCACTTCCTCTTGCGTTGCCATGGCACCGATGTCCAGTTCCTGGGTCATTAGTGTGTCGTCTGTGACACTGTGCAGTTCGCGGAGGTGTCGTCGCAGGTCGTGAGGCTGGGTGAACCAGATGTCACACATGGTGCAGTGGTtgggcttctctcctgtgtgggtCGACAGGTGGTCTTTAAAAAGGTCCCAGCTGTTGAACACACTGCTGCACACCTAGAGAGAGCGAGATCATTTTTTTAGAACCTCAGCAAGTACACTATTCAAGCGGTGTGATTGGCACACCATCAGCACAAAAACAGTACATTTTGACTCCTGATTAaatcaggcaacaacaaaaaaaggacTGTTCTCCGTACCTGACATTCGTAGACTTTTTTGCGTCCCTTCTTGGCCCCGACGCCGTTTTGACAGGCAGCCATGTGACATTTCAATGTGCTGTTCCTGGCAAAGCGCTCATGGCAGTCTGGACACTCAAACGGCTTCTCACCTACACACAAGGACCAAAAAAACGAATTTCATCCAACTCCATAACTCGGGAGATCCTATTGAGGTGGTCGCATTCACATGAACAGGTCACACGGTCATCAACGCACATGATCATAGTCATAGAGGAGAGACAAAAAGGTGTTGTTGAATGCTGTGGATGCCAATTTTAGCCTGCCCAGGAACTGCACTTTTGACACAGATGAACTCAAACCCCTAAATCACATGTCAAACTTGGAGGGctgagtgtctgcgggttttcactCCACCCTTGTACATGATTGAAGAATCGAGGTcgctaattagtaaggaactcccctcacctgtttgtctaggtcttaattgaaaggaaaaaaaaactaaaatctgCAGGACActtggccctccatggaatgagtttgacgcCCCTACCCCAAATGAACCCCTCTGGGTATTATCATTCTCACCGGTGTGTTTACGTAAGTGCTCCTTGAAGTGTCCAAAGTGGTCAAACTGCTTGTCACAGTAATCACACAGGTGCATCTTCTTCTTCTGGGACTGGCTGCGCGACAGCTCCTCTGCCTCGTAATGTAACGTGTTCAGGTGCTGCTTCAGCGCCGCCTCCCGCATGTACGCCTTACCGCAGTGACAACACACATGCGGCTTGTCCAGGGCGGCCACGTGCGCGCGCATGTGCTGTTTGAGGTGGTAGTAGAGGCGGAAGCTGCGGTCACATTTGTTGCAGCGGAACATCTTGTCCAGCTGAGAGATCTGGACCTCGACCACCTCCAGGCCTTCAAGAGTCTTGGGAGCTGTCACTGTCTCCTCCTGAGACACCACCTCCTGgatctcctacacacacacacacacacacacacacacgcgcgcgcgcgcacacacacacacacaacttgttTTAAGAAAGATTGGAAATGTCACCAAAAAGAATAGTCTCCTTATAATATTAAAATGAATGCTTTGAATCAAGGTTGGTCACTGTCCAAGTGTGTGGTTTTTACATGCGCATTAGAGAGGCCGAGTGCTTCGTTCACCTCCTCCAGTCCTTCTTTCTTCAGCACGTGCAGCATTGGCCCCCTCTGCTGGTACTTGCTGGTGATGTCAGCGAGCAGTGCCAGGGCCGAGTCGTCCGAGGCAGCCTGGGCGTTCCGAGCAgcatccaccacctcctcctccatagcaGTCTCCTCCACCTCGATGGCCCCCTCCCCGATCTCCACCTCAATCTCCACCTGCAAGGACAGACTGGGGTCAGCACAGCAACACATATTAGGAGGAAAGGACCGaggatgattatgatgatgaggaggatttgggacacttttttttttttttgaacttTATGCAGGTCATAATTCCATGTCATAATAACTCAACCATAATGTGCCATTGTAGACCTCTAACCTGCTCCCCCACCACTGACAGAAGAGTCTCCGCGATCCCGCTAAAAGTCTCCGCTGGCTTCCTCTTTTCGCTCTCGCTCTTCCCCGCCGCCAGGGCCTGGTCCTGGGCCGGACTGACGGGAGTGCCATCACTCATcctacggagagagagagagtgggttttTAATTCCATCAAAGTGCTCTACATTCAAATACACAAGGGAAAAAAATATCAGCTAAACAAAAAAAGATGACAACCAAACAAGACAACACCAAAAAGGGACTAGCCTATATTGGTGGTAAGGGACTATAAAGGAGTACGGGGCTATATTAGTAGTAAGGGGGTCCAGATGTTCTAATGGCAGGCTAACCTGATGGTGAGGGCCTTGATGGCCTCCTGCATCTGGAGGTACTCTGCTGCCTTCCACACGTCATTGACCTCCTCTGGCCCATTGACGGCAAGTGTAGCCGTGTACGTAAACTCCATCAGCTGGCGGAAGGCTGAGTTACTCACTCCTGGAGAACAAACACAGAGGATTGATGGGTGCACCGGGTTAGCATGTGATAAGTCTTGTTTTTTGCTTGTCTCAGGGGCTATAGAGCTCTTTCTGCAATTGTTTATTCTCTTGATATGACAGTAAGACAGAGGATGTGTCATTGGTTCAGCAGTACCAGGGTTTCTGCGACGGACAACACGACCAAAAAGATGTTCAATTTACTGGCCAATAGAACATGACATAGTGGTGGGAATACACTACACTAGAAATACACTCTGCCAAAATTATATAATGACTTCTGTCTatatagaaagaaagaaaatactTAAGCAGAAATCATGACTTAGTCAAAGAGGAATCAAGGATCATTATACTTTTTTTTACAGctgtggattgtttcaaatcacaAGCTTGTAGGTTTCAAATCACAAGCCCGTAGAGGTCTATGCCTATTTGGGAAGCCGGCAATTTGGGCACAGCGTGCGTGGCAATTAGGCCTAGCTGATTATTGAGTAGTGGCTGTCAGTGAAAAGCTCTAAAATATGTTTGAAGATACTCAAGATGCATTATTTTTAAATGTTGAGTGAAGAAGAAGAGGGGTGTGTGGCAAAGATACTGTATAGGCGAGACTTTCTCCAGAACGGCTTAGCTGTCTTCCGTCAATTCTTGCGcattcattgtttcattgttttCCATTAGATCATTTTGgatcaattccccattacatatgtcaccagtagtaAATGTACTGTTAATCCCCACCATTTGGTTACATTCATTTCTGTATTAATTTGTCATTTATCGTTCTCATTCTCAGAGTTCACAAactgctacacttgtgagaaacaagttttggtttatttcataacCATCATTTACGAGATGTATCAATTTTtccattgtcttttgtttggagtgctCCATGAGAACAATGAAATAtaggaaaatgtttttttttttttttaaacatccaTTGCGAATGATAATATATTACAACTATGGTCCCTCACAGTAagctatttgaaaaatctttacAACAATCTCCCCCTCGATAATCACCAATCTTCAGCGTGAAAGAGCAATGGaagttataggcctactgtggcattggcctataggctatgAGTTCCATGCGCTAATTTCTTTAGCCGCCAATGGACCAAGGTgtatcaatgtgtccatatggcagaggctggTGATTAGTCACATTagttcatttattttttatatataaatcATTTTAATTCAGATTTTTATGATAATGAGCATATGAAAATCAGAACTGGCACGCAGAAcagtagaaatggtaggataaattgTAAGCATACCCAAACTAGCACCGGCTATAAAGACTACTTTGAAACAATGCAAGACATAGCTCATAATAAGAAATAAAACATTCAGGTTTTTAAAAATCAAGCATGTTTTCAAAATGTATACTGCCTCCAGTTCACATTGTACAGTGGTGGGTGACTCGCTGATAGCTTGCACTTGAATTGTGAATGGGAGGCACGCTTTAATTACCAGCtgagaaataaaaatagtagCTCTTTTTAATCCTGTACCAAAACTGTTTAACacacaattgcattttgaaatgttgcgcaatgAATGGCTTATAAAAGCACGTTTActccagcagcaaccagctgTGGAGCTGCAGGAAAAATAATGCTCAAAATAGGCTCTATATGCTATCTGTGTGTGATAGTTGTTTTGGATAAGATGCACAATGACTAATGAAAATACACACAggccaatttaattccactaaattatgTAAATGAAACTATAAACATGGTGGTCAAATGTATTTCCATAAATTAATAAAAAGCATTATTTTGCACAACTTTTTGGCCGGCAACAGTTTATTTTATAAAAAATTaattcatatttttttaaatcactttTGCCGGCTAATGGAAACCCTGAGCAATACACACCTTCAATCTCCACTAGTGGCTCTTGTGTGAAGTCCTGGAAGAATTTGTGGAAAAACTGACTGCATGCTGCCAACACTGCCTTATGAGCCCTGAACTGGTGCCCTATGGACCAGAGTAAGATGAGCCCATAAATGGTACAACACAGAACATAATTAAATTGAATACTTCATACAAAGTGGACACTTTTTCTTGAACACAATGATATTGAAACAGAAATGGTTTATTCTGAAGAAAATATACAACCTTAAACTGCACCTCCACTTTCTGTAATACAACAAGTGGCATTGAGGATGAGCTTACCATCCACTATGAGAGTGATGTCTGTGAACTGGTCCAACTGTCTCTGTTCGTTCAGTTTGTCCAGCATGACTTTATAGAGGGCTGGGAACTCACTGCCACAATCCACCTCGTCTGCCATGGCTCAGCCCCTCACCTAGGCACAAGGAAGAAATCCATGCAAAGATGGCACACTGTACAGATGATTACATCACCAGTAATGGTCTGTGTCTGTACAAGTTACATGTGGGAAAACACGTTTGTTAAATATGACCAACATGCTCACAGCATGATGGACAGTACTGTGATTTTAACATTTTGATTTCAATAA
This sequence is a window from Oncorhynchus keta strain PuntledgeMale-10-30-2019 chromosome 14, Oket_V2, whole genome shotgun sequence. Protein-coding genes within it:
- the znf131 gene encoding zinc finger protein 131 isoform X1, with protein sequence MADEVDCGSEFPALYKVMLDKLNEQRQLDQFTDITLIVDGHQFRAHKAVLAACSQFFHKFFQDFTQEPLVEIEGVSNSAFRQLMEFTYTATLAVNGPEEVNDVWKAAEYLQMQEAIKALTIRMSDGTPVSPAQDQALAAGKSESEKRKPAETFSGIAETLLSVVGEQVEIEVEIGEGAIEVEETAMEEEVVDAARNAQAASDDSALALLADITSKYQQRGPMLHVLKKEGLEEVNEALGLSNAHEIQEVVSQEETVTAPKTLEGLEVVEVQISQLDKMFRCNKCDRSFRLYYHLKQHMRAHVAALDKPHVCCHCGKAYMREAALKQHLNTLHYEAEELSRSQSQKKKMHLCDYCDKQFDHFGHFKEHLRKHTGEKPFECPDCHERFARNSTLKCHMAACQNGVGAKKGRKKVYECQVCSSVFNSWDLFKDHLSTHTGEKPNHCTMCDIWFTQPHDLRRHLRELHSVTDDTLMTQELDIGAMATQEEVAGEEDEEGDERETLLLEDGMRVEHVTVEPVDVVVMEETDMVVEEVTEMCEEDVQRLKEAGVEIRVVQVSAAGQVNSEIQVEEESQQTVDV
- the znf131 gene encoding zinc finger protein 131 isoform X2, which produces MADEVDCGSEFPALYKVMLDKLNEQRQLDQFTDITLIVDGHQFRAHKAVLAACSQFFHKFFQDFTQEPLVEIEGVSNSAFRQLMEFTYTATLAVNGPEEVNDVWKAAEYLQMQEAIKALTIRMSDGTPVSPAQDQALAAGKSESEKRKPAETFSGIAETLLSVVGEQVEIEVEIGEGAIEVEETAMEEEVVDAARNAQAASDDSALALLADITSKYQQRGPMLHVLKKEGLEEEIQEVVSQEETVTAPKTLEGLEVVEVQISQLDKMFRCNKCDRSFRLYYHLKQHMRAHVAALDKPHVCCHCGKAYMREAALKQHLNTLHYEAEELSRSQSQKKKMHLCDYCDKQFDHFGHFKEHLRKHTGEKPFECPDCHERFARNSTLKCHMAACQNGVGAKKGRKKVYECQVCSSVFNSWDLFKDHLSTHTGEKPNHCTMCDIWFTQPHDLRRHLRELHSVTDDTLMTQELDIGAMATQEEVAGEEDEEGDERETLLLEDGMRVEHVTVEPVDVVVMEETDMVVEEVTEMCEEDVQRLKEAGVEIRVVQVSAAGQVNSEIQVEEESQQTVDV